A region from the Serinibacter arcticus genome encodes:
- the purH gene encoding bifunctional phosphoribosylaminoimidazolecarboxamide formyltransferase/IMP cyclohydrolase, giving the protein MTHPAPATPLTTPDVVPVRRALVSVYDKTGLVELATALAAAGVEIVSTGSTASTIAAAGVAVTGVEDVTGFPEMLDGRVKTLHPRVHAGILADRRIPEHVATLTEHGIDAFDLVVVNLYPFAATVASGAGQDECVELIDIGGPSMVRAAAKNHASVAVVVDPASYAEVVTAVTDGGFTLTQRRSLAAGAFRHTASYDVDVASWMGSVVAPDDVVAREGGDVATGFPGWVGATWERAAVLRYGENPHQRAALYVGGSSHPGLAQAEQLHGKEMSFNNYVDADAAWRAAWDHPAPAVAIIKHANPCGIAVGDDIATAHAAAHACDPVSAFGGVIAANREVTAAMAAQVAEVFTEVVLAPSYESEALEILQRKKNVRLLVVEPPVRDGVELRPISGGVLLQARDAIDAVVDGGGDDPTSWTLAAGEPADEATLRDLAFAWRAVRAVKSNAILLADTGASVGVGMGQVNRVDSCRLAVERANAGETGERARGAVAASDAFFPFADGAQVLIDAGVRAIVQPGGSVRDAEVVEAAAAAGVTMYLTGTRHFAH; this is encoded by the coding sequence GTGACTCACCCCGCGCCCGCCACCCCGCTGACCACGCCCGACGTCGTCCCCGTCCGTCGCGCCCTCGTCTCCGTCTACGACAAGACGGGCCTCGTCGAGCTCGCGACGGCGCTGGCCGCCGCCGGCGTCGAGATCGTCTCGACCGGCTCGACCGCCTCCACCATCGCCGCGGCCGGTGTCGCCGTCACCGGCGTCGAGGACGTCACGGGCTTCCCCGAGATGCTCGACGGCCGCGTGAAGACGCTGCACCCCCGCGTCCACGCCGGCATCCTCGCGGACCGCCGGATCCCCGAGCACGTGGCCACGCTCACCGAGCACGGCATCGACGCGTTCGATCTCGTCGTCGTCAACCTGTACCCGTTCGCCGCGACGGTCGCCTCCGGCGCCGGCCAGGACGAGTGCGTCGAGCTCATCGACATCGGTGGCCCGTCGATGGTGCGCGCCGCCGCGAAGAACCACGCGAGCGTCGCCGTCGTCGTCGACCCCGCCTCCTACGCCGAGGTCGTCACGGCCGTGACGGATGGCGGCTTCACCCTCACGCAGCGCCGCAGCCTCGCGGCCGGCGCGTTCCGCCACACCGCGAGCTACGACGTCGACGTCGCCTCCTGGATGGGCAGCGTCGTGGCGCCCGACGACGTCGTCGCGCGCGAGGGCGGCGACGTCGCCACCGGCTTCCCCGGCTGGGTCGGCGCGACCTGGGAGCGCGCCGCGGTGCTGCGCTACGGCGAGAACCCGCACCAGCGCGCGGCGCTCTACGTCGGCGGCAGCTCCCACCCGGGCCTGGCCCAGGCGGAGCAGCTGCACGGCAAGGAGATGAGCTTCAACAACTACGTCGACGCCGACGCCGCGTGGCGTGCCGCGTGGGACCACCCCGCGCCCGCCGTCGCGATCATCAAGCACGCCAACCCGTGCGGGATCGCGGTCGGTGACGACATCGCCACAGCGCACGCCGCGGCGCACGCGTGCGACCCGGTCTCGGCGTTCGGCGGTGTCATCGCTGCCAACCGTGAGGTCACGGCCGCCATGGCCGCGCAGGTCGCGGAGGTCTTCACGGAGGTGGTGCTCGCCCCGTCCTACGAGAGCGAGGCGCTCGAGATCCTGCAGCGCAAGAAGAACGTGCGCCTGCTCGTCGTCGAGCCGCCCGTGCGCGACGGCGTGGAGCTGCGTCCGATCTCGGGCGGCGTGCTGCTCCAGGCGCGGGACGCGATCGACGCGGTGGTCGACGGCGGTGGCGACGACCCGACGTCGTGGACCCTGGCCGCGGGCGAGCCGGCCGACGAGGCCACGCTGCGCGACCTCGCGTTCGCCTGGCGCGCGGTGCGGGCCGTGAAGTCGAACGCGATCCTGCTGGCGGACACCGGGGCGTCGGTCGGCGTCGGCATGGGCCAGGTGAACCGCGTCGACTCGTGCCGCCTCGCCGTCGAGCGCGCGAACGCGGGGGAGACGGGCGAGCGCGCCCGCGGGGCCGTTGCGGCGTCCGACGCGTTCTTCCCGTTCGCCGACGGAGCCCAGGTGCTCATCGACGCCGGTGTGCGCGCGATCGTGCAGCCGGGCGGGTCGGTGCGCGACGCCGAGGTCGTCGAGGCGGCGGCCGCCGCCGGCGTGACGATGTACCTGACGGGCACGCGGCACTTCGCGCACTGA
- the purN gene encoding phosphoribosylglycinamide formyltransferase, producing MPDYPRRVSPHRPTRVVVLISGGGSNLAALLTASDDPAYGVEIVGVGADRHSAAGLALAGDRGIPTFVERVGDHAERVDFDRALTAQVAALEPDLVVSAGFLKLVGADFLAAFEGRYLNTHNSLLPAFPGMQAPADALAHGVKIAGATLFVVDEGVDAGPILAQTAVPVLDDDDLDTLTERIKVAERAQLVEVVGRLAREGWRVEGRRVLIG from the coding sequence ATGCCCGACTACCCTCGCAGGGTGAGCCCCCACCGCCCCACCCGTGTCGTCGTCCTCATCTCGGGAGGCGGGTCCAATCTCGCCGCCCTCCTGACCGCCTCCGACGATCCCGCCTACGGCGTCGAGATCGTCGGCGTCGGAGCCGACCGGCACTCGGCCGCCGGGCTGGCGCTCGCCGGCGACCGGGGGATCCCGACGTTCGTGGAGCGGGTCGGCGACCACGCCGAGCGCGTCGACTTCGACCGCGCCCTCACGGCGCAGGTCGCGGCGCTGGAGCCCGACCTGGTCGTCTCGGCCGGCTTCCTCAAGCTCGTCGGGGCGGACTTCCTGGCCGCGTTCGAGGGCCGCTACCTCAACACGCACAACTCGCTGCTGCCGGCGTTCCCGGGGATGCAGGCGCCCGCGGACGCCCTCGCGCACGGGGTGAAGATCGCCGGCGCCACGCTGTTCGTCGTGGACGAGGGGGTCGACGCCGGCCCGATCCTCGCTCAGACGGCCGTCCCCGTCCTCGACGACGACGACCTCGACACCCTCACCGAGCGCATCAAGGTCGCGGAGCGGGCGCAGCTCGTCGAGGTCGTCGGACGCCTCGCCCGCGAGGGCTGGCGCGTCGAGGGCCGCCGCGTCCTCATCGGCTGA
- a CDS encoding DUF6350 family protein codes for MHHGRDGQTSRPRLTPRSTDTAELDAQEIEVEILDPAPRARRGPFRDDDDRDLDDLTDTQALELLAPGGTSEHGASSRRARVLEPEPSAGRSVLPTEALRALRAGLESVVISWLLITVPVIAAYVATVASPVLGEASWLDAARNGSAGWLLGLGQEMAVLGVDGSTTAVTLAPLALTLVTCALLAGSVRRARLTHPGAFAVAALAAAGVVVLAYALAEQTPSPRAVGTTAVVIGVSVLVGAARSRALPALPASDTVTAAVVGLRGGLRAVTTLVVLGAVTVVGLVLARSGAVLELQRALDADPLSLVVLVVGQLLAVPTLAVWALAWWLGPGFSIGMVDVAPSGVADGPLPVVPILAALPEAGPGPGAAVVLVPIALLTLVLAGVVRRAGADWRGQVLALVSAVVATTAVVTVLAGLSGGVDGATIGPLAAVGTRTAEVAGTTAWVTAVAAAVAWVLVLGARRLDLPGRYPVLGDLAAAGRRLRAGLAAPRVLRRFSRRR; via the coding sequence TTGCACCATGGTCGGGATGGCCAGACCTCCCGCCCCCGACTCACGCCGCGCTCCACCGACACGGCGGAGCTCGACGCGCAGGAGATCGAGGTCGAGATCCTCGACCCTGCCCCGCGCGCCCGTCGCGGCCCGTTCCGCGACGACGACGATCGCGACCTCGACGACCTCACCGACACCCAGGCGCTGGAGCTCCTCGCGCCCGGTGGCACCAGCGAGCACGGCGCGTCCTCCCGGCGGGCCCGGGTGCTCGAGCCGGAGCCGTCCGCCGGCCGCAGCGTCCTGCCGACCGAGGCGCTGCGCGCGCTCCGGGCGGGGCTCGAGTCCGTCGTCATCTCCTGGCTGCTGATCACCGTCCCGGTCATCGCCGCCTACGTCGCCACCGTCGCCTCGCCCGTGCTGGGGGAGGCGAGCTGGCTCGACGCCGCGCGGAACGGCAGCGCCGGCTGGCTGCTCGGCCTCGGTCAGGAGATGGCCGTCCTCGGCGTCGACGGGTCGACGACGGCGGTCACGCTGGCACCGCTCGCGCTCACCCTCGTCACCTGCGCGCTGCTGGCCGGGTCGGTCCGCCGGGCGCGCCTGACGCACCCCGGGGCGTTCGCCGTCGCGGCCCTCGCCGCCGCGGGGGTCGTCGTGCTGGCGTACGCCCTGGCCGAGCAGACCCCGAGCCCGCGCGCGGTGGGGACCACCGCCGTCGTGATCGGTGTCTCGGTGCTCGTCGGCGCCGCGCGATCGCGGGCGCTGCCCGCGCTGCCGGCCTCCGACACCGTGACCGCCGCCGTCGTGGGACTGCGCGGCGGCCTGCGCGCCGTGACGACCCTCGTCGTGCTCGGCGCCGTCACCGTGGTCGGCCTCGTGCTCGCCCGGTCCGGTGCGGTGCTGGAGCTCCAGCGTGCGCTCGACGCCGACCCGCTGAGCCTCGTCGTCCTCGTCGTCGGGCAGCTGCTCGCCGTCCCCACGCTCGCCGTCTGGGCCCTCGCCTGGTGGCTCGGCCCCGGCTTCTCCATCGGGATGGTCGACGTCGCGCCGAGCGGGGTCGCCGACGGACCGCTCCCGGTCGTCCCGATCCTCGCCGCGCTGCCCGAGGCCGGACCCGGGCCGGGCGCCGCCGTCGTGCTCGTCCCGATCGCGCTGCTCACCCTCGTGCTCGCGGGGGTCGTCCGGCGGGCGGGTGCCGACTGGCGCGGTCAGGTCCTCGCGCTCGTCTCGGCCGTGGTCGCGACGACGGCCGTGGTCACGGTCCTCGCCGGACTGTCCGGCGGTGTCGACGGCGCCACGATCGGCCCGCTGGCGGCCGTCGGGACCCGGACGGCCGAGGTCGCCGGCACGACGGCGTGGGTCACCGCCGTCGCCGCGGCGGTCGCGTGGGTGCTCGTCCTGGGGGCGCGGCGCCTGGACCTCCCCGGCCGGTACCCCGTGCTGGGTGACCTGGCCGCCGCCGGACGCCGGCTGCGGGCCGGCCTGGCGGCGCCCCGGGTGCTGCGGCGGTTCAGCCGCCGGAGGTGA
- the sucD gene encoding succinate--CoA ligase subunit alpha yields the protein MAIFIDDASRVIVQGMTGSEGMKHTTRMLASGTTVVGGVNPRKAGTSVAFGEGENAVDVPVYGSVTEAVEATGADVSVIFVPPAHTKGAVVEAIEAGVPLVVIITEGVPVADSAEFFTLAQARGSRLIGPNCPGIISPGKSNVGIIPANITGPGKVGLVSKSGTLTYQMMFELAEYGFSTAIGIGGDPIIGTTHIDALEAFEADPDTEIIVMIGEIGGDAEERAADFIKANVTKPVVGYVAGFTAPEGKTMGHAGAIVSGSAGTAQAKKEALEAAGVKVGTTPSETAQLVRDLLG from the coding sequence ATGGCCATCTTCATCGACGACGCCTCGCGCGTCATCGTCCAGGGCATGACCGGCTCGGAGGGCATGAAGCACACCACGCGCATGCTCGCCTCGGGCACCACCGTCGTCGGCGGCGTCAACCCCCGCAAGGCCGGCACGTCCGTCGCCTTCGGCGAGGGCGAGAACGCCGTGGACGTCCCCGTCTACGGCTCGGTCACCGAGGCCGTCGAGGCCACCGGTGCCGACGTCTCCGTGATCTTCGTGCCGCCGGCCCACACCAAGGGCGCCGTGGTCGAGGCGATCGAGGCGGGCGTCCCGCTCGTCGTCATCATCACCGAGGGCGTCCCGGTCGCCGACAGCGCCGAGTTCTTCACGCTGGCTCAGGCCAGGGGCTCGCGTCTCATCGGCCCGAACTGCCCCGGCATCATCAGCCCAGGCAAGTCCAACGTCGGCATCATCCCGGCCAACATCACGGGCCCCGGCAAGGTCGGCCTCGTGTCGAAGTCCGGCACCCTGACCTACCAGATGATGTTCGAGCTGGCCGAGTACGGCTTCTCCACGGCCATCGGCATCGGCGGTGACCCCATCATCGGGACCACGCACATCGACGCCCTCGAGGCGTTCGAGGCCGACCCCGACACCGAGATCATCGTGATGATCGGCGAGATCGGTGGCGACGCCGAGGAGCGGGCCGCCGACTTCATCAAGGCCAACGTCACGAAGCCGGTCGTCGGCTACGTCGCCGGCTTCACGGCCCCCGAGGGCAAGACGATGGGCCACGCCGGAGCCATCGTCTCCGGCTCCGCCGGGACCGCGCAGGCCAAGAAGGAGGCCCTCGAGGCCGCCGGCGTCAAGGTCGGCACCACCCCGAGCGAGACCGCGCAGCTGGTCCGCGACCTGCTGGGCTGA
- the sucC gene encoding ADP-forming succinate--CoA ligase subunit beta — protein MDLFEYQARDVFEKHGVPVLGGIVATTPEEARAAAETLGGGVVVVKAQVKTGGRGKAGGVKLAKSPQEAYDHAAAILGMDIKGHTVHRVMIAQGADIAEEYYFSVLLDRANRSYLAMASVEGGMEIEILAVERPEALARIAVDPTVGIDAAKAAEIVAAAGFAPDVADQIADVFQKLWTVYQAEDATLVEVNPLVKTGDGRIVALDGKVSIDENAGFRHPDHADLEDASAVDPLEAKAAEHDLNYVKLDGSVGIIGNGAGLVMSTLDVVALAGEKHGGVTPANFLDIGGGASAAVMAAGLDVILGDPQVKSVFVNVFGGITACDEVANGIVKALEILGSEASKPLVVRLDGNNVEEGRRILAEAAHPLVTLADTMDGGADKAAELANA, from the coding sequence GTGGACCTGTTCGAGTACCAGGCACGTGACGTCTTCGAGAAGCACGGCGTCCCCGTGCTCGGAGGCATCGTGGCGACCACCCCCGAGGAAGCCCGCGCGGCGGCCGAGACACTGGGCGGCGGCGTCGTCGTCGTGAAGGCCCAGGTCAAGACCGGCGGACGCGGCAAGGCCGGCGGCGTGAAGCTCGCGAAGTCCCCGCAGGAGGCCTACGACCACGCGGCCGCGATCCTCGGCATGGACATCAAGGGCCACACCGTCCACCGCGTGATGATCGCGCAGGGCGCCGACATCGCCGAGGAGTACTACTTCTCGGTGCTGCTCGACCGCGCGAACCGCTCCTACCTGGCCATGGCCAGCGTCGAGGGCGGCATGGAGATCGAGATCCTCGCCGTCGAGCGGCCCGAAGCCCTCGCGCGCATCGCCGTGGACCCGACCGTCGGCATCGACGCGGCCAAGGCCGCCGAGATCGTCGCGGCCGCCGGGTTCGCGCCCGACGTCGCCGACCAGATCGCCGACGTCTTCCAGAAGCTCTGGACGGTCTACCAGGCCGAGGACGCCACGCTGGTGGAGGTCAACCCGCTGGTCAAGACCGGCGACGGCCGCATCGTGGCGCTGGACGGCAAGGTCTCGATCGACGAGAACGCCGGCTTCCGCCACCCCGACCACGCGGACCTCGAGGACGCCTCGGCGGTCGACCCGCTCGAGGCCAAGGCCGCCGAGCACGACCTCAACTACGTCAAGCTCGACGGCAGCGTCGGGATCATCGGCAACGGCGCGGGGCTCGTGATGAGCACGCTCGACGTCGTCGCCCTCGCGGGCGAGAAGCACGGCGGCGTCACGCCGGCCAACTTCCTCGACATCGGCGGCGGCGCCTCCGCGGCCGTGATGGCCGCCGGCCTGGACGTCATCCTCGGCGACCCGCAGGTGAAGAGCGTGTTCGTCAACGTCTTCGGCGGCATCACCGCGTGCGACGAGGTCGCCAACGGCATCGTCAAGGCGCTGGAGATCCTCGGCAGCGAGGCCTCCAAGCCGCTCGTCGTCCGTCTCGACGGCAACAACGTGGAGGAGGGTCGCCGCATCCTCGCCGAGGCCGCGCACCCCCTCGTCACCCTCGCCGACACGATGGACGGCGGCGCCGACAAGGCTGCCGAGCTGGCCAACGCCTGA
- a CDS encoding VOC family protein, producing MTETSATDDGEDYGTVTWWEIPATNLPDSVRFYREAFDWEFEAMDADYEIVLHRGRMVGGIYAHDTDTGQLGDGTRLTINVADLEASLSRVTAAGGRVVHGRAAIGEGFGWWALFTDPSGLTIGLASPHPPVED from the coding sequence ATGACCGAGACCAGCGCGACCGACGACGGCGAGGACTACGGCACCGTCACGTGGTGGGAGATCCCCGCGACGAACCTCCCCGACTCCGTCCGGTTCTACCGCGAGGCGTTCGACTGGGAGTTCGAGGCGATGGACGCCGACTACGAGATCGTGCTCCACCGCGGGCGGATGGTCGGCGGCATCTACGCCCACGACACCGACACCGGGCAGCTCGGTGACGGAACCCGGCTGACGATCAACGTCGCCGACCTCGAGGCGAGCCTGTCCCGCGTGACGGCGGCCGGCGGGCGCGTGGTGCACGGCCGCGCCGCGATCGGCGAGGGCTTCGGGTGGTGGGCGCTGTTCACCGATCCGAGCGGGCTGACGATCGGGCTCGCGAGCCCGCACCCGCCCGTCGAGGACTGA
- a CDS encoding sensor histidine kinase, which translates to MAPPGPTTGERRADLAIAVVLLVLAVGSLTLTRAASDMTGTAPVWLSMVVIAALTIPLAWRRSHPSLVAGIAAVAFVVLGEARVPELTISNVAVFMALYTVGAWESDRRRATWVRGAIIGAMFVWLLTSFFRASTADLDLGGAGVGAMTPVAALMLQQVLVNVLYFAGAYWFGNHAWNAARQRAVGEARAVELQAERARLSRQAVTIERLRIARELHDAVAHHVSLMGVQAAAARALLTHDTDAARTQIEALEDSSRAAVAELYELLGTLRDDEAVDPDSAPGVAELPALVAESRTAGLRLDLQTVGHPRPLPPLVSLNLYRIAQESLTNVVKHAGPGARASVRLRYDVDTVELEVSDDGAGRPSRAPGAGLGLLGMQERVKTLAGTLVTQPRLGGGFVVRASVPLPFAAVTPGRSDTVPTPAVEAAR; encoded by the coding sequence GTGGCGCCGCCCGGCCCCACCACCGGCGAGCGGCGCGCCGACCTGGCCATCGCCGTCGTGCTCCTGGTCCTGGCCGTCGGATCGCTCACGCTGACGCGAGCGGCCAGCGACATGACGGGCACGGCACCGGTGTGGCTGTCGATGGTCGTGATCGCCGCGCTGACGATCCCGCTGGCCTGGCGCCGCAGCCACCCGAGCCTCGTGGCCGGGATCGCGGCGGTGGCCTTCGTGGTGCTCGGCGAGGCGCGGGTGCCCGAGCTCACGATCTCGAACGTCGCCGTGTTCATGGCGCTGTACACGGTCGGGGCGTGGGAGTCCGACCGGCGGCGTGCGACCTGGGTGCGCGGGGCGATCATCGGCGCGATGTTCGTCTGGCTCCTGACGTCCTTCTTCCGAGCGAGCACCGCCGACCTCGACCTCGGTGGCGCCGGCGTCGGTGCGATGACACCGGTGGCCGCACTGATGCTCCAGCAGGTGCTCGTCAACGTCCTCTACTTCGCGGGGGCGTACTGGTTCGGCAACCACGCGTGGAACGCCGCGCGGCAGCGCGCCGTCGGCGAGGCTCGCGCCGTCGAGCTCCAGGCCGAGCGCGCCCGTCTCTCGCGCCAGGCCGTGACGATCGAGCGCCTGCGGATCGCCCGGGAGCTGCACGACGCCGTGGCGCACCACGTCTCGCTGATGGGGGTCCAGGCCGCGGCCGCGCGGGCGCTGCTGACCCACGACACCGACGCCGCCCGGACCCAGATCGAGGCGTTGGAGGACTCCTCCCGCGCCGCCGTCGCCGAGCTCTACGAGCTTCTCGGCACGCTGCGCGACGACGAGGCGGTCGATCCCGACTCCGCCCCGGGAGTCGCGGAGCTGCCTGCCCTGGTCGCCGAGTCCCGCACCGCGGGCCTGCGCCTGGACCTGCAGACGGTCGGCCACCCGCGTCCGCTGCCCCCGCTCGTCTCGCTCAACCTCTACCGGATCGCGCAGGAGTCGCTGACGAACGTCGTCAAGCACGCCGGGCCCGGGGCGCGGGCCTCCGTCCGCCTCCGGTACGACGTCGACACGGTCGAGCTGGAGGTGTCCGACGACGGCGCGGGCCGCCCCTCGCGCGCCCCCGGCGCCGGCCTCGGCCTCCTGGGCATGCAGGAGCGCGTGAAGACGCTGGCCGGCACGCTCGTCACCCAGCCCCGCCTGGGCGGCGGCTTCGTCGTCCGCGCCAGCGTCCCGCTGCCCTTCGCCGCCGTCACCCCCGGCCGCTCCGACACCGTCCCGACCCCCGCCGTGGAGGCCGCCCGATGA
- a CDS encoding response regulator: MTDSVRIVLVDDHALMREGIRTILQLQGDLEVVGQAGSGEEALEVVRREQPDVVCMDVEMPGIGGLEATRQLVADPDVCSRVLVLTTFEREDYLLAALTAGASGFLLKNSRPEQLAEGIRTIAAGDSLLSPEVTRAVIERAVAGEGRAEGRPAVPDATGSAAVAGLTERELEVLQLLALGLSNDEIAQRLFVGRATVKTHVSNVLMKLALRDRVQAVAYAYRHQLVDLG; encoded by the coding sequence ATGACCGACTCCGTCCGGATCGTCCTGGTCGACGACCACGCCCTCATGCGCGAGGGCATCCGCACGATCCTGCAGCTCCAGGGCGACCTGGAGGTCGTGGGCCAGGCCGGCAGCGGCGAGGAGGCGCTCGAGGTCGTCCGGCGCGAGCAGCCCGACGTCGTCTGCATGGACGTCGAGATGCCCGGCATCGGCGGGCTCGAGGCGACGCGGCAGCTCGTGGCCGACCCCGACGTGTGCTCGCGCGTGCTGGTCCTGACCACGTTCGAGCGCGAGGACTACCTGCTGGCGGCGCTCACGGCGGGTGCGAGCGGATTCCTCCTGAAGAACTCCCGCCCGGAGCAGCTCGCCGAGGGGATCCGCACCATCGCCGCCGGCGACTCGCTGCTCTCCCCGGAGGTCACGCGCGCCGTCATCGAGCGCGCGGTGGCGGGCGAGGGCCGGGCCGAGGGCCGCCCCGCCGTCCCCGACGCCACCGGGTCCGCGGCCGTGGCCGGCCTCACCGAGCGGGAGCTCGAGGTGCTGCAGCTGCTGGCGCTGGGCCTGTCCAACGACGAGATCGCGCAGCGCCTGTTCGTCGGCCGCGCCACCGTGAAGACCCACGTCTCCAACGTGCTGATGAAGCTCGCGCTGCGCGACCGCGTGCAGGCCGTCGCGTACGCCTACCGCCACCAGCTCGTCGACCTCGGCTGA
- a CDS encoding ABC transporter ATP-binding protein codes for MISLRGVNKSFGSHQVLQDVTFDVARGRLTGFVGGNGAGKTTTMRIILGVLSAGSGEVTLDGRAVDGDALRGFGYMPEERGLYPKMEIAEQLTYLARLHGIDKAGATKRSDALLERLGLGERRSDKLETLSLGNQQRVQVAAALVHEPDVLIMDEPFSGLDPLAVDEVVAVIGEHAARGIPVLFSSHQLEVVERLCDDLVIIAGGQIRATGSREELRAAHSGDRWELVARTDAGWVRSVGGVDVEELAGDTTVFRASESVAQQVLRDAVGRGDVSSFRPVRPTLGEIFRDIVVDVPRNDGEPELASSKEAAA; via the coding sequence ATGATCAGCCTTCGCGGAGTGAACAAGTCGTTCGGCAGCCACCAGGTGCTGCAGGACGTGACCTTCGACGTCGCGCGCGGCCGACTCACGGGATTCGTGGGCGGGAACGGCGCCGGCAAGACCACCACCATGCGCATCATCCTCGGGGTCCTGTCGGCGGGGTCGGGCGAGGTCACCCTCGACGGCCGCGCTGTCGACGGTGACGCGCTGCGCGGCTTCGGCTACATGCCGGAGGAGCGCGGCCTCTACCCCAAGATGGAGATCGCCGAGCAGCTGACCTACCTCGCCCGGCTGCACGGCATCGACAAGGCCGGCGCCACCAAGCGGTCCGACGCCCTGCTGGAGCGCCTCGGCCTCGGCGAGCGCCGCTCGGACAAGCTCGAGACCCTCTCGCTCGGCAACCAGCAGCGCGTCCAGGTCGCCGCCGCGCTCGTGCACGAGCCCGACGTGCTGATCATGGACGAGCCGTTCTCCGGCCTCGACCCGCTCGCCGTGGACGAGGTCGTCGCCGTGATCGGCGAGCACGCCGCCCGCGGCATCCCCGTCCTGTTCTCCTCCCACCAGCTCGAGGTCGTCGAGCGGCTGTGCGACGACCTCGTGATCATCGCCGGCGGCCAGATCCGGGCCACCGGCAGCCGCGAGGAGCTGCGCGCCGCCCACAGCGGCGACCGCTGGGAGCTCGTGGCCCGCACCGACGCCGGCTGGGTCCGGTCCGTGGGAGGCGTCGACGTCGAGGAGCTCGCCGGCGACACCACGGTGTTCCGCGCCTCGGAGTCCGTGGCCCAGCAGGTGCTGCGCGACGCCGTCGGCCGCGGCGACGTCAGCTCCTTCCGCCCGGTGCGTCCCACCCTGGGCGAGATCTTCCGCGACATCGTCGTGGACGTCCCCCGCAACGACGGCGAGCCCGAGCTCGCGAGCAGCAAGGAGGCAGCGGCATGA
- a CDS encoding ABC transporter permease: MSTQTTPATTGTNPGTAPGSTSGPRGSRLSFGRASLLVAEREISTQVRTKSFIISNLVTLLLILGGIVGANLIGDRLASGGEEATRVAVVSQTQDAVAGIDTLEGVSVADRAAAEELVRSGDVEAALIPDRAAPLGFTVLALEEAPGAVVSQLSVSPEVELLEPQPTSSALRSLIPLAFGLVFMMAALGSGAVIMQNTVQEKQSRVVEILLAAVPAKALLAGKILGNSVIGVATAALTAATAALGLAITGQTALLDVLSAPLIWFVVFFLVGFVLVASMFAAGASLVSRQEDTGAVMMPAMTVLMVPYFGVIFFADNATVMTVLSYVPFSAPVAMPVRLFFGEATWWEPLLALGILAATTALVMVLASKIYTNSLLRMGSRVPLREALRGS, from the coding sequence ATGAGCACGCAGACCACGCCGGCCACCACCGGCACGAACCCCGGCACCGCCCCCGGCAGCACGTCGGGGCCGCGCGGGAGCCGCCTGTCGTTCGGCCGCGCCAGCCTGCTGGTGGCCGAGCGCGAGATCAGCACGCAGGTCCGCACGAAGTCGTTCATCATCTCCAACCTCGTGACGCTGCTGCTGATCCTCGGCGGCATCGTCGGGGCCAACCTGATCGGCGACCGGCTCGCCTCCGGGGGCGAGGAGGCGACGCGGGTCGCCGTCGTGAGCCAGACGCAGGACGCCGTCGCCGGCATCGACACCCTCGAGGGGGTCTCGGTCGCCGACCGCGCCGCCGCCGAGGAGCTCGTCCGCTCGGGCGACGTCGAGGCCGCGCTGATCCCCGACCGCGCCGCTCCCCTGGGCTTCACGGTCCTCGCCCTCGAGGAGGCGCCCGGCGCCGTCGTCTCCCAGCTGTCGGTGAGCCCCGAGGTGGAGCTCCTCGAACCGCAGCCCACGTCCTCCGCCCTGCGGTCGCTGATCCCGCTCGCGTTCGGTCTCGTGTTCATGATGGCCGCGCTGGGCTCCGGCGCCGTGATCATGCAGAACACGGTCCAGGAGAAGCAGTCGCGGGTCGTGGAGATCCTGCTCGCGGCCGTCCCGGCGAAGGCCCTGCTGGCCGGCAAGATCCTCGGCAACAGCGTGATCGGCGTCGCGACGGCGGCCCTGACTGCCGCGACGGCTGCCCTCGGTCTCGCGATCACGGGTCAGACCGCGCTGCTCGACGTCCTGAGCGCGCCGCTGATCTGGTTCGTCGTGTTCTTCCTCGTCGGGTTCGTGCTCGTCGCCTCGATGTTCGCGGCCGGCGCCTCGCTGGTCTCGCGGCAGGAGGACACCGGTGCCGTCATGATGCCGGCGATGACGGTCCTGATGGTCCCGTACTTCGGCGTCATCTTCTTCGCCGACAACGCCACGGTGATGACCGTGCTGTCCTACGTCCCGTTCAGCGCCCCGGTCGCGATGCCGGTGCGACTGTTCTTCGGCGAGGCCACCTGGTGGGAGCCGCTGCTCGCGCTCGGCATCCTGGCGGCGACGACGGCGCTGGTCATGGTGCTGGCCAGCAAGATCTACACGAACTCGCTGCTGCGGATGGGCTCGCGGGTCCCGCTGCGCGAGGCGCTGCGCGGGAGCTGA